One window of the Amycolatopsis mediterranei genome contains the following:
- a CDS encoding MFS transporter — protein MSSSVSLSTTSTRWDARLWGVLLTVSIVIGLDALDVSMVGVALPAIQADLGLSTNALQWVVSGYVLGYGGLLLLGGRTADLLGRRRVFLVAVAIFALASLLGGLVDDGALLIASRFIKGLAAAFTAPAALSIITTTFQEGPARNKAISIFAVFGASGYSAGLVFSGLLTEVGWRWTFLLPAPIALVALVAAWKLIPSYQREEGRGYDFPGAITGAAGSLLLVFGVVEAPEVGWAAPRTLITFAVALALLVTFVVIEKRSRHPLLRLGILKSGPLARANLGGALFFGAYIGFQFVVMLYLQRVLGWSALQTALGFLPAALIVAFGSPRIEPLIDRLGTPRTIFAGVVAHVIGYALFLRIDEHSGYAGSVLPSMILLGIGFTLAFSSLNIQATAGVSDNEQGLAGGLLNTSLQVGGAIGLAVVTAVLTANGGREASPAALLTGLTPALTVVTGIAVLGLLVAASGLVARKRTVEEPVVEEELLALAD, from the coding sequence ATGAGTTCTTCCGTGTCCTTGTCCACCACCTCGACCCGGTGGGACGCACGTCTCTGGGGTGTCCTGCTCACCGTCTCGATCGTCATCGGCCTCGACGCGCTCGACGTGTCGATGGTCGGGGTCGCGCTCCCGGCCATCCAGGCCGACCTCGGCCTGTCCACCAACGCGCTGCAATGGGTCGTCAGCGGTTACGTGCTCGGTTACGGCGGCCTGCTGCTGCTCGGCGGCCGCACCGCCGACCTGCTCGGCCGCCGCCGCGTGTTCCTCGTCGCCGTCGCGATCTTCGCACTGGCCTCGCTGCTCGGCGGCCTCGTCGACGACGGCGCGCTGCTCATCGCGAGCCGGTTCATCAAGGGCCTGGCCGCCGCGTTCACGGCGCCGGCCGCACTGTCCATCATCACCACGACGTTCCAGGAGGGCCCGGCCCGCAACAAGGCGATCAGCATCTTCGCCGTGTTCGGCGCCAGCGGCTACTCCGCCGGTCTCGTGTTCTCCGGCCTGCTGACCGAGGTGGGCTGGCGCTGGACGTTCCTGCTGCCCGCGCCGATCGCCCTGGTGGCACTGGTCGCGGCGTGGAAGCTGATCCCGTCGTACCAGCGGGAAGAGGGCCGCGGCTACGACTTCCCGGGCGCCATCACCGGCGCCGCCGGTTCGCTGCTGCTGGTGTTCGGCGTGGTGGAGGCGCCGGAGGTCGGCTGGGCCGCGCCGCGCACGCTGATCACGTTCGCCGTCGCGCTCGCCCTGCTGGTGACGTTCGTGGTCATCGAGAAGCGCAGCCGCCACCCGTTGCTGCGGCTGGGCATCCTGAAGTCCGGCCCGCTGGCCCGCGCCAACCTCGGCGGCGCGCTGTTCTTCGGCGCGTACATCGGCTTCCAGTTCGTCGTGATGCTGTACCTGCAGCGAGTGCTGGGCTGGTCCGCGCTGCAGACGGCGCTGGGCTTCCTGCCGGCGGCGCTGATCGTGGCGTTCGGTTCCCCGCGCATCGAGCCGCTGATCGACCGGCTGGGCACGCCGCGCACGATCTTCGCGGGCGTGGTCGCGCACGTCATCGGCTACGCGCTGTTCCTGCGCATCGACGAGCACTCGGGCTACGCGGGCAGCGTGCTGCCCAGCATGATCCTGCTCGGCATCGGCTTCACGCTGGCGTTCTCGTCGCTCAACATCCAGGCCACGGCGGGCGTCTCGGACAACGAGCAGGGCCTGGCCGGCGGTCTGCTCAACACGTCACTGCAGGTGGGCGGGGCGATCGGCCTGGCGGTGGTGACGGCGGTCCTGACCGCCAACGGCGGCCGTGAAGCGTCACCGGCGGCCCTGCTGACCGGGCTGACACCGGCGTTGACCGTGGTCACCGGGATCGCGGTGCTGGGCCTGCTGGTCGCGGCGAGCGGTCTGGTGGCCCGGAAGCGGACCGTCGAGGAGCCGGTCGTCGAGGAGGAGTTGCTCGCTCTCGCCGACTGA
- a CDS encoding MarR family winged helix-turn-helix transcriptional regulator, with the protein MSDVAEKQLVQEWHELLARYSAVFSTLECRLQERHGIGANEFEALERLATCDFKCRSADLTGAIHLSQSATSRLVARLEKEGLVERALCEVDRRGIFVTITEAGREKYFAAKQTHREVLAETLR; encoded by the coding sequence GTGAGCGACGTCGCCGAGAAACAACTGGTCCAGGAGTGGCACGAGCTGCTGGCCCGCTACTCGGCCGTGTTCAGCACGCTGGAGTGCCGCCTGCAGGAGCGCCACGGCATCGGCGCGAACGAGTTCGAGGCCCTCGAGCGGCTCGCCACCTGCGACTTCAAGTGCCGCTCGGCCGACCTCACCGGCGCCATCCACCTCAGCCAGAGCGCCACGTCCCGGCTGGTCGCCCGCCTGGAGAAGGAGGGCCTGGTCGAGCGCGCGCTGTGCGAGGTGGACCGGCGCGGCATCTTCGTCACGATCACCGAGGCCGGCCGTGAGAAGTACTTCGCGGCGAAGCAGACGCACCGCGAGGTGCTGGCGGAAACCCTCCGCTAG
- a CDS encoding S1C family serine protease: protein MSEYDRGRPSGGEYPYGYGQGGYSPDYYGQNGYPQDPQGHPQQQYDQQQYDQQQYDQQQYDQPRDQWGRPYPPYTQPAYAYPPPAYQPPPRRRHPLRALTVAIVAIALAVVAGLGIGRLISGANSTTAGGNQNFGFSGQPSAAKTVLDADAVSAKVNPAIVNINTELGLQGAAAAGTGIVLTADGEVLTNNHVVAGATSIKVTSIGTGDTYKAQVVGYDRAEDVAVLQLQGASGLPTASIGDSSAVQVGDQILGLGNAGGRGGNPVPAPGTVTALNQSITASDESSGSSEQLTGLIQVRANIESGDSGGPLVNANAQVIGVDTAASTGYQLNGRRSGGAGQGFAIPINQAVDIAHKIVAGQASDKIHIGKTAFIGVSVTDGQGGAKVREVVQRGPAQKAGLAAGDVITAIDGKPTGSATALTNVMDTHHPGDRLTLTVAGAAGGQQQLQVNAIEGPVG from the coding sequence ATGAGCGAGTACGACCGAGGACGCCCGAGCGGCGGCGAGTACCCGTACGGCTACGGCCAGGGTGGCTACTCGCCGGACTACTACGGCCAGAACGGCTACCCGCAGGACCCCCAGGGCCACCCCCAGCAACAGTACGACCAGCAGCAGTACGACCAGCAGCAGTACGACCAGCAGCAGTACGACCAGCCCCGTGACCAGTGGGGACGCCCGTATCCGCCGTACACGCAGCCGGCCTACGCCTACCCGCCGCCCGCCTACCAGCCACCGCCGCGGCGGCGTCATCCGCTGCGCGCGCTGACGGTCGCGATCGTCGCGATCGCGCTGGCCGTGGTCGCCGGGCTCGGGATCGGGCGCCTGATCTCCGGGGCGAACAGCACGACCGCGGGCGGCAACCAGAACTTCGGCTTCTCCGGGCAGCCCAGCGCGGCCAAGACCGTGCTCGACGCCGACGCCGTGTCGGCCAAGGTCAACCCGGCCATCGTGAACATCAACACCGAGCTCGGCCTGCAGGGCGCGGCCGCGGCGGGCACCGGCATCGTGCTCACCGCCGACGGCGAGGTGCTGACCAACAACCACGTCGTCGCGGGCGCGACCAGCATCAAGGTCACCAGCATCGGCACCGGCGACACGTACAAGGCGCAGGTGGTCGGCTACGACCGCGCCGAGGACGTCGCCGTCCTGCAGCTGCAGGGCGCGTCCGGGCTGCCCACCGCGTCCATCGGCGACTCGTCCGCGGTGCAGGTCGGCGACCAGATCCTCGGGCTGGGCAACGCCGGCGGCCGCGGCGGCAACCCGGTGCCCGCGCCCGGCACGGTCACCGCGCTGAACCAGTCGATCACCGCCTCGGACGAGTCCAGCGGGTCTTCCGAGCAGCTCACCGGGCTGATCCAGGTCCGGGCGAACATCGAGTCGGGCGACTCCGGCGGCCCGCTCGTGAACGCGAACGCCCAGGTCATCGGGGTCGACACGGCCGCGTCCACCGGCTACCAGCTGAACGGGCGCCGCAGCGGCGGGGCCGGCCAGGGCTTCGCCATCCCGATCAACCAGGCCGTCGACATCGCCCACAAGATCGTCGCGGGGCAGGCGTCCGACAAGATCCACATCGGCAAGACGGCGTTCATCGGGGTCTCGGTGACGGACGGCCAGGGCGGCGCCAAGGTCCGCGAGGTCGTCCAGCGCGGGCCGGCGCAGAAGGCGGGCCTCGCGGCCGGCGACGTGATCACGGCCATCGACGGCAAGCCGACCGGCTCGGCGACGGCGTTGACGAACGTGATGGACACCCACCACCCGGGCGACCGGCTCACGCTGACGGTGGCCGGCGCCGCCGGCGGTCAGCAGCAGCTGCAGGTCAACGCCATCGAAGGGCCGGTGGGCTAG
- a CDS encoding GcvT family protein: MTAPRVVIIGAGIVGANLADELTARGWTDVTVLDRGPLPRTGGSTSHAPGLVFQTNASKAMTDFARYTVEKFLELDCFLQVGGMEVATTPARWEDLKRKLGWATSWGVEGRLIDAAECVERWPLLDGSRIFGALHVPTDGLARAAKAVEVLAARAGSRGARFIGSTRVTDILQESGRVSGVRTDQGDFPADVVVSCAGFWGREIGAMAGVDVPLLPLAHQYVKTGQLAELAGHTTEASLPILRHQDQDLYFREHVDRLGIGSYAHRPMPVDESTLDPSVTETAMPSMLPFTEDDFAPSWEQSQLLLPALRQTKVEEGFNGIFSFTPDGQSLVGESADVRGFWLAEAIWVTHSAGIAKAVAELLVHGHSEVDTHDIDVHRFEEVQLAPSYVSETAQQNFVEVYDILHPLQPKLSPRDLRVTPFQARQRELGAVFLEAAGWERPHWFEANAPLLKKLPHDWLPPARDAWSAQFHSPIAAAEAWHTRNGVALYDMTPLKRVEISGPGSLAFLQSLTTNQLDKSVGSVTYTLMLDSAGGVRSDVTVARLEPEVFQVGINGNIDVDHFVKHAPSGVRVRDITGGTCCVGVWGPLARDLVQPLSHEDFSHQGLKYFRARKARIAGVPVVAMRLSYVGELGWEIYTSADNGLRLWDALWAAGQPLGVVAAGRAAFNSLRLEKGYRLWGTDMTTEHDPYEAGLAFAVRPAKGDFLGRDAIEGRSEETASRRLRCLTIDDGRTVVLGKEPVFAGGVASGYVTSAAYGYTVGRPIAYAWLPASADIGSSVEIEYFGRRVAATVAAEPLVDPGMDRIRR; encoded by the coding sequence ATGACCGCACCGCGAGTAGTCATCATCGGCGCCGGCATCGTCGGCGCGAACCTCGCCGACGAGCTGACCGCCCGCGGCTGGACCGACGTCACCGTGCTCGACCGGGGCCCGCTGCCGCGCACCGGCGGGTCCACCTCGCACGCGCCCGGGCTGGTCTTCCAGACCAACGCGTCCAAGGCGATGACGGACTTCGCCCGCTACACCGTCGAGAAGTTCCTGGAGCTGGACTGTTTCCTGCAGGTCGGCGGCATGGAGGTGGCGACCACCCCGGCCCGCTGGGAGGACCTCAAGCGCAAGCTCGGCTGGGCGACGTCGTGGGGCGTCGAGGGACGGTTGATCGACGCCGCCGAATGTGTCGAGCGCTGGCCGCTCCTGGACGGTTCGCGGATCTTCGGCGCGCTGCACGTCCCGACCGACGGCCTGGCGCGGGCCGCCAAGGCCGTCGAGGTGCTGGCCGCGCGTGCGGGTTCGCGCGGGGCCCGGTTCATCGGCTCGACGCGGGTCACCGACATCTTGCAGGAGAGCGGGCGTGTTAGCGGCGTCCGGACCGACCAGGGTGACTTCCCGGCTGACGTCGTCGTGTCGTGCGCCGGGTTTTGGGGCCGCGAGATCGGCGCGATGGCCGGCGTGGACGTCCCCCTGCTGCCGCTGGCCCACCAGTACGTGAAGACCGGGCAGCTCGCGGAACTCGCCGGGCACACCACCGAGGCGAGCCTGCCGATCCTGCGTCACCAGGACCAGGACCTGTACTTCCGCGAGCACGTCGACCGGCTCGGCATCGGCTCCTACGCGCACCGCCCGATGCCGGTCGACGAGTCCACTCTGGACCCTTCGGTGACCGAGACGGCCATGCCGTCCATGCTGCCCTTCACGGAGGACGACTTCGCGCCTTCTTGGGAACAGAGTCAACTGCTGCTTCCGGCGCTGCGCCAGACCAAGGTCGAAGAGGGCTTCAACGGCATCTTCTCCTTCACCCCGGACGGCCAGTCGCTGGTCGGCGAGTCGGCCGACGTCCGGGGGTTCTGGCTGGCCGAGGCGATCTGGGTGACGCACTCCGCGGGCATCGCGAAGGCGGTCGCCGAGCTGCTCGTGCACGGGCACTCGGAAGTGGACACCCACGACATCGACGTCCACCGCTTCGAGGAGGTCCAGCTCGCGCCTTCGTACGTGAGCGAGACGGCGCAGCAGAACTTCGTCGAGGTCTACGACATCCTGCACCCGTTGCAGCCCAAGCTGTCCCCGCGCGATCTGCGGGTGACGCCGTTCCAGGCGCGGCAACGCGAGCTGGGCGCGGTGTTCCTGGAGGCGGCCGGCTGGGAGCGGCCGCACTGGTTCGAGGCCAACGCGCCGCTGCTGAAGAAGCTACCCCACGACTGGCTGCCGCCCGCGCGGGACGCGTGGTCGGCGCAGTTCCACTCGCCGATCGCGGCGGCCGAGGCGTGGCACACGCGCAACGGCGTCGCGCTGTACGACATGACGCCGTTGAAGCGCGTGGAGATCAGCGGCCCCGGGTCGCTGGCGTTCCTGCAGTCGCTCACCACCAACCAGCTGGACAAGTCGGTCGGTTCGGTGACGTACACGCTGATGCTCGATTCCGCGGGCGGGGTGCGCAGTGACGTCACGGTCGCGCGGCTCGAGCCCGAGGTGTTCCAGGTCGGGATCAACGGAAACATCGACGTCGACCACTTCGTCAAGCACGCGCCTTCGGGTGTCCGGGTCCGGGACATCACCGGTGGCACGTGCTGCGTCGGTGTCTGGGGACCGCTGGCGCGGGACCTGGTGCAGCCGCTGTCGCACGAGGACTTTTCGCACCAGGGGCTCAAGTACTTCCGGGCCCGCAAGGCGCGGATCGCCGGCGTGCCGGTGGTCGCGATGCGACTGTCCTATGTGGGCGAACTGGGCTGGGAGATCTACACGAGCGCGGACAACGGCCTGCGGCTGTGGGACGCGCTGTGGGCGGCCGGGCAGCCGCTGGGGGTCGTCGCGGCCGGGCGGGCGGCGTTCAACAGCCTGCGGCTGGAGAAGGGCTACCGGCTGTGGGGCACGGACATGACCACCGAGCACGACCCGTACGAGGCCGGGCTGGCGTTCGCCGTGCGGCCAGCGAAGGGGGACTTCCTGGGCCGGGACGCGATCGAAGGCCGGAGCGAGGAGACGGCGTCGCGGCGGCTGCGGTGCCTGACGATCGACGACGGCCGCACGGTCGTGCTCGGCAAGGAACCGGTGTTCGCCGGCGGCGTGGCTTCGGGTTACGTGACGAGCGCCGCGTACGGGTACACCGTCGGGCGGCCGATCGCCTACGCGTGGCTCCCGGCGTCGGCGGACATCGGCAGCAGCGTGGAGATCGAGTACTTCGGCCGCCGGGTCGCGGCCACCGTGGCCGCCGAGCCGCTGGTCGACCCGGGCATGGACCGGATCCGGCGATAA
- the purU gene encoding formyltetrahydrofolate deformylase, translated as MTFTLTLKCPERSGIVHAVTTFLVGQGCDIVEHQQFDDDVRGSLFLRTSFTCTEETTVDDLTRAFAPVAGDFGMEFGFSDGTPPRILVMVSKFGHCLNDLLFRWRAGGLGAEIAVVVSNHEDLRPMAEAAGVPFVHVPVTPETKPEAEQRLLDLVGEYEADLIVLARYMQVLSNELCQKLEGRAINIHHSFLPGFKGAKPYHQAYDRGVKYVGATAHYVTPDLDEGPIIEQEVQRVDHTYSPRELVTVGRDAEALALSRAVRWHCERRVLLNGNSTVVFR; from the coding sequence GTGACCTTCACCTTGACGCTCAAGTGCCCGGAACGCTCGGGGATCGTGCACGCCGTCACGACGTTCCTGGTCGGGCAGGGCTGCGACATCGTCGAGCACCAGCAGTTCGACGACGACGTCCGCGGCTCGCTGTTCCTGCGTACGTCGTTCACCTGCACCGAAGAAACCACGGTGGACGACCTCACCCGCGCGTTCGCCCCGGTGGCCGGCGACTTCGGCATGGAGTTCGGCTTCTCCGACGGGACGCCGCCGCGGATCCTCGTGATGGTGTCGAAGTTCGGGCACTGCCTCAACGACCTGCTCTTCCGCTGGCGCGCGGGCGGCCTCGGCGCCGAGATCGCCGTGGTCGTGTCGAACCACGAGGACCTGCGGCCGATGGCCGAGGCGGCGGGTGTGCCGTTCGTGCACGTCCCGGTGACGCCGGAGACCAAGCCGGAGGCCGAACAGCGGTTGCTCGACCTGGTCGGGGAGTACGAAGCAGACTTGATCGTGCTCGCCCGGTACATGCAGGTGCTGTCGAACGAGCTGTGCCAGAAGCTCGAAGGCCGCGCGATCAACATCCACCACTCGTTCCTGCCCGGTTTCAAGGGCGCCAAGCCCTACCACCAGGCCTACGACCGCGGCGTCAAGTACGTCGGCGCGACCGCGCACTACGTCACCCCCGACCTCGACGAGGGCCCGATCATCGAGCAGGAGGTCCAGCGCGTCGACCACACGTACTCGCCGCGCGAGCTGGTGACCGTCGGCCGTGACGCCGAAGCCCTCGCCCTCTCCCGCGCGGTGCGCTGGCACTGCGAGCGCCGCGTCCTGCTCAACGGCAACAGCACTGTTGTGTTCCGGTAA
- a CDS encoding sarcosine oxidase subunit gamma produces MTVDAVEEPFRTQLTVRLREGHSLLGVDLPGPCTFTSGSGVDILWMGPDEYLVLAGPGRQAELEAALSGECDAVVDVSAQRNVYRLSGSHVPRAKCPNNVTLKRKQSLADVLAPGCSIDLEVSPPGTCVQTLLARTGIVLMVREESFTILVRQSFSDYFTAWLADASLEYVS; encoded by the coding sequence GTGACGGTTGACGCGGTCGAAGAACCGTTCCGCACCCAGCTCACCGTCCGCCTCCGCGAGGGGCACAGCCTGCTCGGCGTCGACCTGCCCGGACCGTGCACCTTCACCAGCGGCAGCGGCGTCGACATCCTCTGGATGGGCCCCGACGAGTACCTCGTGCTCGCCGGGCCCGGCCGCCAAGCCGAGCTGGAAGCGGCACTTTCCGGTGAATGCGACGCCGTGGTGGATGTCTCGGCGCAGCGCAACGTCTATCGGCTCAGTGGGTCGCATGTGCCTAGGGCCAAATGCCCCAATAATGTGACACTTAAGCGTAAGCAGTCGCTGGCCGATGTGCTGGCGCCCGGATGCTCGATCGACCTGGAGGTGTCACCGCCGGGAACGTGTGTCCAGACGTTGCTGGCGCGCACCGGGATCGTGCTGATGGTCCGGGAAGAGAGCTTCACGATCCTCGTGCGGCAGTCGTTCTCGGACTACTTCACGGCCTGGCTGGCCGACGCGAGTCTGGAGTACGTCTCGTGA
- a CDS encoding 2Fe-2S iron-sulfur cluster-binding protein, whose amino-acid sequence MTRLSGVPLKFTFDGRELTGFLGDTLASALLANGIHRVATSIKYGRPRGIVGAGVEDSNALVQIEAPFPEPMLSATTVELYDGLVARGLRGQGRLAAEPDPARYDAKHAHCDVLVIGAGPAGRAAAAAASGRVLLVDDQPDGEAPEGVRFLSRTTAFGVYDDGFVLALERRGEPAAPERISRQRVWRIRAKRIVIATGAHERPIVFPDNDRPGIMLASAARTYLNRYGVLAGQRVVVFTTNDSAYDAATELAEAGAEIVRIVDAREGHGVIGTDGEDHITAAHVAPLGSLEGERVPCDLLLVSGGWNPAVHLFSQARGKLRYAAELGAYVPDGDLPTVRVVGAAAGEGLPEAKILWQVPAPESVVDTRFVDQQRDATVSDILRATGAGLRSLEHIKRYTTIGTAHDQGKTSGMLAAGVTAEALGVDLATQRPTTFRPPYTPVPFAALAGRNRGDLHDPVRVTTIHPWHVEHGAEFENVGQWKRPWYYPRPGESMADAVRRECRAARTDVALMDGSTLGKIDVQGPDAGWFLDMLYTNMMSTLKVGRIRYGVMCGVDGMVIDDGTVIRVGEERFLVTTTTGNAAKILEWMEEWLQTEWPHLRVFATSVTEHWATIPLVGPRSREVLGRLAPDLDVSNDAFGFMTWQDAEVAGLAARVCRISFSGELAYEINVPSWHGPALWQSIVDQGATPYGTETMHVLRAEKGYPIIGQDTDGTVTPQDLGLSWAVSKKKADFIGKRSFARAENNRPDRKQFVGLLPVDPSVLLPEGSQIIESEVVPEPPVRMLGHVTSSYDSAALGRTFALALVRSGRERIGETLYVPVGDQVVPVTVTESVLFDKEGARRDG is encoded by the coding sequence ATGACCCGGCTCTCCGGCGTTCCGCTCAAGTTCACCTTCGACGGCCGCGAGCTGACCGGTTTCCTCGGCGACACCCTGGCGTCGGCGCTGCTCGCCAACGGCATCCACCGGGTCGCGACCAGTATCAAGTACGGCCGGCCGCGCGGCATCGTCGGCGCCGGCGTCGAGGACTCGAACGCGCTGGTGCAGATCGAAGCGCCGTTCCCGGAGCCGATGCTGTCCGCCACGACGGTCGAGCTGTACGACGGCCTGGTCGCTCGTGGTCTCCGCGGTCAAGGCCGCCTCGCCGCCGAACCGGACCCGGCGCGGTACGACGCCAAGCACGCCCACTGCGATGTCCTGGTCATCGGGGCCGGACCGGCCGGACGCGCCGCCGCTGCCGCCGCGTCCGGCCGGGTCCTGCTCGTGGACGACCAGCCCGACGGCGAAGCTCCCGAAGGTGTCCGGTTCCTCTCGCGCACCACGGCGTTCGGAGTCTATGACGACGGGTTCGTGCTGGCCCTGGAACGCCGGGGTGAGCCCGCGGCTCCCGAACGCATCTCGCGGCAGCGGGTCTGGCGGATCCGGGCGAAGCGGATCGTCATCGCGACCGGCGCCCACGAGCGGCCGATCGTGTTCCCGGACAACGACCGTCCCGGCATCATGCTCGCGTCGGCCGCGCGGACCTACCTGAACCGCTACGGCGTCCTCGCCGGGCAGCGCGTGGTCGTGTTCACCACCAACGACAGTGCCTACGACGCCGCCACCGAACTGGCCGAGGCGGGGGCCGAGATCGTGCGGATCGTCGACGCTCGCGAGGGCCACGGCGTCATCGGGACCGACGGAGAAGACCACATCACCGCCGCGCACGTCGCGCCGCTGGGGTCGCTGGAGGGGGAGCGGGTGCCGTGCGACCTGCTGCTCGTGTCCGGTGGCTGGAACCCGGCGGTGCACCTGTTCAGCCAGGCCCGCGGCAAGCTCCGGTACGCTGCCGAACTGGGCGCGTACGTCCCGGACGGCGACCTGCCGACGGTGCGTGTGGTGGGCGCGGCCGCGGGCGAGGGCTTGCCGGAGGCGAAGATCCTCTGGCAGGTGCCGGCGCCCGAGTCCGTAGTGGACACCCGGTTCGTGGACCAACAGCGTGACGCGACCGTGTCGGACATCCTGCGCGCGACCGGCGCCGGGCTGCGCTCGCTGGAGCACATCAAGCGCTACACGACCATCGGCACCGCGCACGACCAGGGCAAGACCTCCGGCATGCTCGCTGCGGGCGTCACCGCCGAAGCCCTCGGTGTCGACTTGGCGACCCAGCGCCCGACGACGTTCCGGCCGCCGTACACACCGGTCCCGTTCGCCGCACTGGCCGGGCGGAACCGCGGTGACCTGCACGATCCCGTGCGCGTCACGACGATCCACCCGTGGCACGTCGAGCACGGTGCCGAGTTCGAGAACGTCGGCCAGTGGAAGCGGCCGTGGTACTACCCGCGGCCCGGCGAGTCGATGGCCGACGCCGTCCGGCGCGAATGCCGCGCGGCCCGCACCGACGTCGCCCTGATGGACGGCTCCACGCTGGGCAAGATCGACGTCCAGGGCCCGGACGCCGGCTGGTTCCTCGACATGCTCTACACGAACATGATGAGCACCCTCAAGGTCGGCCGGATCCGCTACGGCGTGATGTGCGGCGTCGACGGCATGGTGATCGACGACGGCACGGTCATCCGCGTCGGCGAGGAGCGGTTCCTGGTCACCACGACCACCGGCAACGCGGCGAAGATCCTCGAGTGGATGGAGGAGTGGCTGCAGACGGAGTGGCCGCACCTGCGTGTTTTCGCGACGTCGGTCACCGAGCACTGGGCCACGATCCCGCTGGTCGGCCCGCGTTCGCGGGAAGTCCTCGGCCGCTTGGCGCCGGATCTCGACGTGTCCAATGACGCCTTCGGGTTCATGACCTGGCAGGACGCCGAGGTCGCCGGGCTCGCCGCGCGGGTCTGCCGGATCAGCTTCTCCGGCGAGCTGGCCTACGAAATCAACGTCCCGTCGTGGCACGGACCCGCGCTCTGGCAGTCCATAGTGGACCAAGGCGCCACGCCGTACGGCACCGAGACCATGCACGTCCTGCGCGCCGAGAAGGGCTACCCGATCATCGGCCAGGACACCGACGGCACGGTCACCCCGCAGGACCTCGGCCTGTCCTGGGCCGTGTCGAAGAAAAAGGCCGACTTCATCGGCAAGCGCTCCTTCGCCCGCGCCGAAAACAACCGGCCGGACCGCAAGCAGTTCGTCGGTTTGCTGCCCGTGGACCCGTCGGTGCTGCTGCCCGAGGGCTCGCAGATCATCGAATCGGAAGTCGTGCCCGAACCGCCGGTGCGGATGCTCGGCCACGTCACCTCCAGCTACGACAGCGCCGCACTCGGCCGCACTTTCGCGCTGGCCCTGGTGCGCTCGGGCCGTGAGCGCATCGGAGAAACGCTGTACGTGCCGGTCGGGGACCAGGTGGTGCCGGTGACCGTGACCGAATCCGTGCTCTTCGACAAGGAAGGAGCCCGCCGTGACGGTTGA
- a CDS encoding sarcosine oxidase subunit delta — protein sequence MQLIPCPWCGPREEAEFHYGGQAHVAYPADPSAMPDEEWAKFVFFRDNPSGPFAERWSHSAGCRRWFNAVRDTRTHDLLAVYRLDEPRPVIS from the coding sequence ATGCAACTGATCCCCTGCCCGTGGTGCGGGCCGCGTGAGGAAGCCGAGTTCCACTACGGCGGCCAGGCGCACGTCGCCTATCCGGCCGACCCGTCGGCGATGCCGGACGAAGAATGGGCGAAGTTCGTCTTCTTCCGCGACAACCCGAGCGGCCCGTTCGCCGAGCGCTGGAGCCACTCCGCGGGGTGCCGCCGGTGGTTCAACGCCGTCCGCGACACCCGCACCCACGACCTCCTGGCGGTCTACCGCCTCGACGAGCCCCGGCCGGTGATCTCATGA